In Pedobacter sp. W3I1, one DNA window encodes the following:
- a CDS encoding Uma2 family endonuclease — protein MSEPVPYPVLNDGEPVRQFNELDASLTYSYASYLNWLFPERVELIKGKIFKMSPAPSRVHQEVAGHIFLKLGNFLEGKPCKVYSAPFDVRFPKESKADKDVYTVLQLDICVICDKGKLDARGCIGAPDLVVEVLSPGNTKMELLNKYKVYEEFGVKEYWVVSQSDQSILIYTLNDAGKFQPSKIFTLSEKITSTVLPGFELALDDVFDDL, from the coding sequence ATGTCTGAGCCTGTTCCATATCCAGTTTTAAATGATGGTGAGCCCGTAAGGCAATTCAATGAACTTGATGCGTCATTAACTTATAGTTATGCTAGTTATCTAAACTGGCTTTTTCCTGAGCGGGTAGAGCTGATTAAAGGTAAAATCTTTAAGATGAGTCCTGCACCATCAAGGGTACATCAGGAAGTTGCTGGTCATATTTTCTTGAAACTAGGTAATTTTTTGGAAGGCAAACCATGTAAGGTTTATTCTGCTCCTTTTGATGTTCGTTTTCCTAAAGAAAGTAAGGCCGACAAAGATGTGTATACCGTGCTCCAACTGGATATTTGTGTCATCTGTGACAAAGGTAAATTAGATGCGCGCGGTTGTATCGGTGCACCTGATCTGGTTGTAGAGGTTTTATCTCCGGGCAATACTAAAATGGAATTGCTCAATAAATATAAAGTTTACGAAGAATTTGGTGTTAAAGAATACTGGGTGGTGAGCCAAAGCGATCAGAGTATTTTAATCTACACCTTAAACGATGCAGGCAAATTTCAGCCCTCCAAAATTTTCACCCTCAGCGAAAAAATTACTTCAACGGTATTGCCAGGTTTTGAGTTGGCCTTGGATGATGTTTTTGATGATTTGTAA
- a CDS encoding Uma2 family endonuclease: MSEPVPYPVLNDDEPVRQFNDIDASLTYSYANYLNWLFPERVELIKGKIFKMSPAPSRVHQEVSINLLNPIVNFLKGKPCKVYSAPFDVRFPKESKADKDVYTVLQPDICVICDKSKLDARGCIGAPDLVIEILSPGNTKMELLNKYKVYEEFGVKEYWVVSQSDQSILIYTLNDEGKFQPSKIFTLSEKITSSVLPGFELLLDDVFEDID, encoded by the coding sequence ATGTCTGAACCTGTTCCATATCCTGTTTTAAATGATGATGAACCTGTAAGGCAGTTTAATGATATCGATGCATCACTAACGTATAGTTATGCTAATTATCTAAACTGGCTTTTCCCTGAAAGGGTAGAGTTGATTAAAGGTAAAATCTTTAAAATGAGTCCTGCGCCGTCAAGGGTGCATCAGGAAGTTTCTATCAATTTATTAAATCCTATAGTCAATTTTTTAAAGGGTAAGCCCTGCAAAGTTTATTCTGCCCCGTTTGATGTTCGCTTTCCTAAAGAAAGCAAGGCCGATAAAGATGTGTATACCGTGCTCCAGCCCGATATTTGTGTTATCTGTGATAAAAGTAAACTAGATGCCCGTGGTTGTATTGGTGCGCCTGATCTTGTGATTGAAATTTTATCGCCTGGGAATACCAAAATGGAACTGCTTAATAAATATAAAGTTTACGAAGAATTTGGTGTTAAAGAATATTGGGTGGTGAGCCAAAGCGATCAGAGCATTTTAATCTACACCTTAAATGATGAGGGTAAATTCCAGCCTTCTAAAATATTTACCCTTAGCGAAAAAATCACTTCATCGGTATTACCAGGTTTCGAACTCTTGTTGGATGACGTTTTTGAGGATATCGATTAG
- a CDS encoding valine--tRNA ligase translates to MSISTKYNPAETEDKWYSYWLSKKFFHSEPDEREPYTIVIPPPNVTGVLHMGHMLNNTIQDVLIRKARMQGKNACWVPGTDHASIATEAKVVAMLKEQGINKKDLSREEFLKYAWEWKEKYGGIILEQLKKLGASCDWDRTRFTMEEDLSEAVIDSFIHLYKKGWIYRGIRMVNWDPAGKTAVSDEEVIRKEVNQKLYYIKYLISGTEDQYLTIATTRPETIMADAAICINPNDERFMHLKGKKVFVPLVNHEIPVIEDEYVDIEFGTGCLKVTPAHDLNDYELGVKHNLPVTDILNDDGTLNELAVILVGEDRFVARKKIAKMLEEAGHLEKVEDYKSQVGFSERTDAAIEPKLSMQWFVKMKEMAQPALDDVLNGEVNLIPNKFENTYRHWMENVRDWNISRQLWWGQRIPAWYDDKGNWVVAKTKDEALEEFWKKKHLDESCSETEKAGFKHQLEPFLRQDDDVMDTWFSSWLWPISVFDGFKNPENKDINYYYPTNDLVTAPEILFFWVARMIMAGHEFMGKKPFTNVYLTGIVRDKLGRKMSKSLGNSPDPIGLIEKYGADAVRVGMLMSSPAGNDLMFDESYCEQGRNFASKIWNAFRLVKGWEVDESLENPNTQAISWFENRFNEALVEIEANFKQYRLSEALMITYKLVWDDFCAWYLEMVKPAYQQPIDAESYLATIGFFENIIKLLHPNMPFLTEELWHDDLFAERGEMDCCIVAEFPKGGTFNEQLLKDAEVIKTVVAEIRNVRNQKQISPKEALPLSIKINSDLDYEKWLNIVFKLANVSEAEIVNDKIVGATAFMAGKDEFFIPLTENVDIEAERERLNADLIYLQGFLKSVDSKLSNERFVQNAKPEIIANERNKKADAEAKIKIIEESLAILG, encoded by the coding sequence ATGAGCATATCCACCAAGTACAATCCTGCAGAAACAGAAGATAAATGGTATAGCTATTGGCTATCGAAGAAATTTTTCCACTCCGAACCCGATGAGCGCGAACCCTACACCATCGTCATTCCGCCGCCAAATGTTACGGGTGTGCTGCACATGGGGCATATGCTTAACAATACCATTCAGGATGTTTTAATCCGTAAAGCCCGTATGCAAGGCAAAAATGCATGTTGGGTACCTGGAACTGACCATGCCTCTATTGCTACTGAAGCGAAAGTAGTGGCCATGTTAAAAGAACAAGGCATTAACAAAAAGGATCTTTCGCGTGAAGAATTTCTGAAATATGCCTGGGAATGGAAAGAGAAATACGGTGGCATTATTTTAGAACAGTTGAAGAAACTGGGTGCAAGCTGCGATTGGGATCGTACCCGTTTCACCATGGAAGAAGACCTTTCTGAAGCAGTAATCGATTCGTTTATTCACCTGTATAAAAAAGGGTGGATTTACCGTGGTATCCGTATGGTAAACTGGGATCCGGCCGGTAAAACTGCCGTTTCGGATGAAGAAGTAATCCGCAAGGAAGTTAATCAGAAATTATATTACATTAAATACCTGATTTCGGGAACGGAAGACCAGTATTTAACGATAGCGACAACGCGTCCGGAAACAATTATGGCTGATGCGGCAATCTGTATCAACCCGAACGACGAACGTTTTATGCACCTAAAAGGCAAAAAAGTTTTCGTGCCTTTGGTTAACCATGAAATTCCGGTTATTGAAGATGAATATGTAGATATCGAATTCGGTACAGGTTGTTTAAAAGTAACACCAGCGCATGATTTAAATGATTATGAACTGGGTGTAAAACACAATTTGCCAGTTACCGATATCTTAAACGATGACGGAACTTTAAATGAATTAGCCGTTATTTTAGTGGGCGAAGATAGGTTTGTTGCCCGTAAAAAAATTGCCAAAATGCTGGAAGAAGCCGGCCATTTAGAGAAAGTTGAAGATTATAAATCGCAGGTTGGTTTTTCTGAACGTACTGATGCCGCTATCGAACCTAAACTTTCGATGCAATGGTTTGTGAAGATGAAAGAGATGGCTCAGCCTGCTTTGGATGACGTTTTGAATGGTGAGGTAAATCTGATTCCAAATAAATTTGAAAATACGTATCGCCACTGGATGGAAAATGTTCGCGATTGGAACATTAGTCGCCAGTTGTGGTGGGGGCAAAGAATTCCGGCCTGGTACGACGATAAAGGAAATTGGGTGGTTGCCAAAACAAAAGATGAAGCATTAGAAGAATTCTGGAAGAAAAAACATTTGGATGAAAGCTGCTCCGAAACGGAAAAAGCCGGATTTAAACATCAGTTAGAACCGTTTTTAAGACAGGACGACGATGTAATGGATACCTGGTTCTCCTCCTGGTTATGGCCGATTTCGGTTTTCGACGGCTTTAAAAATCCTGAAAATAAAGACATCAATTATTATTATCCAACCAACGACCTGGTTACTGCACCTGAAATTTTGTTCTTCTGGGTGGCCCGTATGATTATGGCCGGACATGAGTTTATGGGTAAAAAACCATTTACGAATGTATACTTAACAGGGATTGTACGCGATAAATTAGGCCGTAAAATGTCTAAATCGTTGGGTAATTCACCTGATCCGATCGGGTTGATTGAAAAATATGGTGCTGATGCGGTTCGTGTGGGTATGTTAATGTCATCACCTGCCGGAAACGATTTAATGTTCGATGAAAGCTATTGCGAGCAAGGGCGGAATTTTGCCAGTAAAATATGGAATGCTTTCCGATTGGTAAAAGGATGGGAAGTTGACGAAAGCCTGGAGAACCCGAATACCCAGGCCATATCCTGGTTCGAAAATCGCTTTAATGAAGCCTTGGTAGAAATTGAAGCTAATTTTAAGCAATACCGCCTATCAGAAGCATTAATGATCACCTATAAATTGGTTTGGGATGATTTCTGTGCCTGGTATTTAGAAATGGTTAAACCTGCTTACCAACAGCCAATTGATGCAGAGAGTTATCTAGCGACGATCGGTTTCTTCGAAAATATTATCAAATTATTGCATCCGAATATGCCTTTCTTAACAGAGGAATTATGGCATGATGATCTGTTTGCCGAACGTGGAGAAATGGATTGTTGTATTGTTGCCGAATTCCCTAAAGGAGGAACTTTTAATGAGCAATTGTTGAAAGATGCGGAGGTAATTAAAACCGTGGTAGCCGAAATTAGAAATGTAAGGAACCAGAAACAAATTTCTCCTAAAGAAGCATTGCCGTTAAGCATTAAAATAAATTCTGATCTGGATTATGAGAAATGGTTAAACATTGTTTTCAAACTGGCCAATGTATCTGAAGCGGAAATTGTAAACGATAAAATTGTTGGCGCAACGGCTTTTATGGCAGGTAAAGATGAATTTTTTATTCCACTGACCGAAAACGTTGATATAGAAGCAGAACGCGAACGTTTAAATGCCGATTTAATATACCTGCAAGGTTTCTTAAAATCAGTTGATTCTAAATTGAGCAACGAACGTTTTGTACAAAATGCAAAACCGGAAATTATTGCAAACGAAAGGAATAAAAAAGCCGATGCCGAAGCAAAAATCAAAATTATTGAAGAAAGTTTAGCGATATTGGGCTAG
- a CDS encoding DUF1080 domain-containing protein, which translates to MLNFKKYSILALSLISLSSAAQKAKPLFDGKTLTGWKAVAGAAPYNVEDGMIIGTMTKGTPNSFLITEKEYGDFILELDVKLEGETTNSGVQTRSHIKPEGNNGKGLVFGRQVEIDPTPRAWTGGIYDEARRLWLYPLELNPAAKSLYKKNEFNHYKIECIGNETKTWVNGTPVAYVIDTLDQSGFIGLQVHGIGNNLDNDGKKVYFKNINIQTEGLKAKTFPKGIYTVNLTPNTLSAYEKSEGYKLLFDGKSNAGWVGAYKPTFPAKGWKIADGVMSVEPSGGAESTNGGDIVTKDEYAAFDLSFEFKLTPGANSGVKYFVTLSEKNTGSAIGLEYQVLDDVLHPDAKLGRDGNRTLASLYDLMTSKKEARYLRPIGSWNNGRLVVYPNNKVEHYLNGVKVLEYTRGSEEFKKLVAISKYKDWKNFGEAPKGHILLQDHGNKVDFRTIKIKNL; encoded by the coding sequence ATGTTAAATTTCAAAAAATATAGTATTCTGGCGCTTTCGCTAATCAGTTTATCATCCGCTGCCCAAAAAGCAAAACCATTATTTGACGGTAAAACGCTTACCGGTTGGAAAGCCGTTGCAGGTGCTGCTCCGTACAATGTTGAAGATGGAATGATTATCGGAACAATGACCAAAGGCACACCAAATTCATTTTTAATTACCGAAAAGGAATATGGCGATTTTATTTTAGAACTGGATGTGAAACTAGAAGGCGAAACCACCAACTCAGGTGTGCAAACACGGAGTCATATTAAACCAGAAGGAAATAATGGTAAAGGATTGGTTTTTGGAAGACAGGTTGAAATAGACCCTACACCAAGAGCATGGACAGGCGGAATTTACGACGAAGCCAGAAGATTATGGCTATATCCTTTGGAGCTTAACCCAGCTGCAAAATCCTTGTATAAAAAGAATGAGTTTAACCATTACAAAATCGAATGTATCGGTAACGAAACCAAAACATGGGTAAACGGAACACCGGTTGCCTATGTGATTGATACCTTGGATCAATCAGGATTTATCGGTTTGCAGGTTCATGGTATTGGCAATAACCTCGATAATGATGGCAAGAAAGTTTACTTTAAAAATATCAACATTCAAACAGAAGGTTTAAAAGCCAAAACTTTTCCTAAAGGAATTTATACCGTTAATTTAACACCAAATACGTTATCGGCTTACGAAAAATCAGAAGGTTATAAACTATTGTTCGATGGTAAAAGCAATGCAGGTTGGGTTGGTGCCTATAAACCTACTTTCCCCGCCAAAGGATGGAAAATTGCCGATGGTGTAATGAGCGTAGAACCATCAGGAGGTGCTGAATCGACCAATGGGGGCGATATTGTAACCAAGGATGAATATGCTGCTTTTGATTTGTCGTTCGAGTTTAAACTTACCCCTGGTGCCAACAGTGGCGTAAAATATTTTGTTACCCTGAGCGAAAAAAATACAGGTTCTGCTATTGGTCTCGAGTATCAGGTTTTAGATGATGTATTACATCCCGATGCAAAATTAGGCAGAGATGGAAATCGTACTCTGGCATCCTTATACGATTTAATGACTTCGAAAAAAGAAGCCCGTTATTTGCGCCCAATCGGAAGCTGGAACAATGGCCGTTTGGTGGTATACCCAAATAACAAAGTAGAACATTATTTAAATGGCGTAAAAGTTTTAGAATATACCCGTGGCTCGGAGGAATTTAAAAAATTGGTTGCTATTAGTAAATATAAAGACTGGAAAAATTTTGGTGAAGCGCCAAAAGGACATATCCTGCTACAGGATCATGGTAATAAAGTAGATTTCAGGACCATTAAAATCAAGAATTTATAA
- a CDS encoding Gfo/Idh/MocA family protein, which yields MHRRSFVKHTALLGSGLLVGNQGFANLMTDEVINVAMIGCGDRGKGVLSVIKSMPAKYKIKAYCDLLDFRLKETEKYVPADAKAIKDYRKVLDDKTIHAVFIATPLSEHFSIAKDAVLAGKHVYVEKTMTYNIAQALELKKLVKQYPNQVFQVGYQYRYSPLYFKVKDMIQSGYLGKVSQIDCRWDRNGNWRRAVSDPALERKINWRMYKEYSGGLAAELLSHQIDFINWAFETQPDEIMGSGGIDVFKDGRETYDNIQAILRYNEKGMIGNFGATCGNAHDGYLFKIKGTKGSVSLLTNTGLFCPEESTKKELGIVDGVTGATKIVVNKDGGIPILDKPTIDGTNYALDEFYKSITTRKEPASNINTGTQAAICVAMCNEAIYTGDKQVWKTEYSV from the coding sequence ATGCATCGTCGATCTTTTGTAAAACATACCGCTTTATTAGGTTCAGGACTATTAGTCGGCAATCAGGGCTTTGCCAATTTAATGACTGATGAAGTGATTAACGTCGCCATGATTGGTTGTGGCGATCGTGGTAAAGGTGTTTTGTCGGTAATTAAATCCATGCCTGCAAAGTATAAAATTAAAGCTTATTGCGATTTATTGGATTTTAGGCTTAAGGAAACCGAAAAGTATGTTCCTGCTGATGCAAAAGCCATAAAAGATTACCGCAAGGTTTTGGATGATAAAACAATTCACGCGGTTTTTATTGCTACACCTTTAAGCGAGCATTTCAGCATTGCAAAAGATGCAGTGCTGGCCGGTAAACATGTGTATGTAGAAAAAACCATGACCTACAATATTGCCCAGGCACTCGAACTTAAAAAACTGGTAAAACAATATCCCAACCAGGTTTTTCAGGTGGGTTATCAATACCGTTATTCTCCCCTGTATTTTAAGGTGAAAGATATGATTCAGAGTGGTTATTTAGGTAAGGTTAGCCAGATCGATTGTCGTTGGGATCGTAATGGCAATTGGCGTAGGGCAGTTTCGGATCCAGCCTTAGAACGCAAAATCAACTGGCGGATGTACAAGGAATATTCTGGGGGATTAGCCGCCGAACTTTTATCGCACCAGATCGATTTTATCAACTGGGCTTTCGAAACCCAGCCTGATGAAATTATGGGCTCGGGAGGGATAGATGTGTTTAAAGACGGGCGCGAAACCTATGATAATATCCAGGCGATTCTGCGTTATAATGAAAAAGGTATGATTGGCAACTTCGGGGCTACTTGTGGCAATGCGCATGATGGATATCTGTTTAAAATAAAGGGCACCAAAGGTTCAGTCTCTTTGCTGACCAATACCGGCTTATTTTGCCCCGAAGAAAGTACTAAAAAAGAATTAGGCATAGTTGATGGCGTAACCGGGGCTACAAAAATTGTAGTGAACAAAGACGGCGGAATCCCGATTTTGGATAAACCGACCATAGATGGTACAAATTATGCCTTAGATGAATTTTATAAATCGATAACAACCAGGAAAGAACCGGCATCGAATATTAATACCGGAACCCAGGCGGCTATCTGTGTAGCCATGTGTAATGAAGCCATTTATACAGGCGATAAACAGGTTTGGAAGACAGAATATAGCGTATAG
- a CDS encoding type I restriction enzyme HsdR N-terminal domain-containing protein, with protein sequence MFTPTPLSLPPYPFKITQKDDVVFIFDELRKKHLVLTPEEWVRQHFIQNLILEKKFPRTLIQIEGGLVLNQLQKRSDILVYNTAGEKLMLIECKAPKVKITQSVFDQASRYNSIHQAKWIVLTNGLQHVYAKMDLEKGKFNFVQEMPEYLGL encoded by the coding sequence ATGTTTACTCCTACCCCGCTTAGCCTTCCTCCGTATCCATTTAAAATTACCCAAAAGGATGATGTGGTTTTTATTTTCGATGAGCTCAGGAAGAAACACCTAGTGCTTACACCTGAGGAATGGGTCCGTCAGCATTTTATACAGAACCTGATTTTGGAAAAAAAGTTTCCACGTACATTAATCCAGATTGAGGGTGGTTTGGTGCTGAACCAATTACAAAAGCGAAGTGATATTTTAGTGTACAATACTGCTGGCGAAAAGCTGATGTTAATTGAATGTAAGGCACCCAAAGTAAAGATTACGCAATCGGTTTTCGATCAGGCATCGCGGTACAATTCAATACACCAGGCGAAATGGATTGTGTTAACCAATGGTTTACAGCATGTTTATGCAAAGATGGACCTGGAGAAAGGTAAGTTTAACTTCGTACAGGAGATGCCTGAATATTTGGGCTTGTAA
- the holA gene encoding DNA polymerase III subunit delta, giving the protein MTAAEIIKDIKARKFKPVYLLHGEESYYIDQVTDYIEDKLLNDAEKGFNQTVLYGKDTDMATVLGAAKRYPMMSDYQVVIVKEAQDLKWGKEDSSSKEGEFVLNYFEKPLPSTILVLAFKYANFDKRKKIYKAINKSGLIFQSDPVRDYKLVPWIEEFIKEKGYKIDQQASALMAEYLGTDLSKIANEIEKLMLNVPKEVTINTDLVQKNIGISKEYNVFELQKALAIRDVLKCNKIINYFASNPKANPTVMVLANLGGYFTKLLKYHYIPNKADAASALGVPPFFIKDYEVAARNYNTGKVFQVIGLLREYDLKSKGLDSTGNVDDGELLKELVFKIVH; this is encoded by the coding sequence ATGACTGCTGCCGAAATTATTAAAGATATTAAAGCCCGAAAATTCAAACCTGTGTACTTATTACATGGTGAAGAATCTTACTATATCGATCAAGTAACAGATTATATTGAGGATAAATTGCTGAACGATGCCGAAAAAGGCTTCAATCAAACTGTTTTATATGGCAAAGATACCGATATGGCTACGGTTTTGGGTGCTGCAAAGCGCTACCCGATGATGTCTGATTATCAGGTGGTCATTGTTAAAGAAGCACAGGATTTAAAATGGGGCAAAGAAGATTCGAGCAGCAAAGAGGGCGAATTTGTGCTTAATTATTTCGAAAAGCCTTTACCGAGTACCATTTTAGTTTTGGCCTTTAAGTATGCGAACTTCGATAAGCGTAAAAAAATCTATAAGGCCATTAATAAAAGCGGACTGATTTTTCAGTCAGATCCTGTGCGCGATTATAAATTAGTGCCCTGGATTGAGGAGTTTATTAAAGAAAAAGGTTACAAGATCGATCAGCAGGCGTCGGCTTTAATGGCCGAATATTTGGGTACCGATCTTTCTAAAATTGCCAATGAGATCGAAAAGTTAATGCTCAATGTGCCAAAGGAGGTAACCATTAATACCGATCTGGTTCAGAAAAATATAGGCATTAGTAAAGAATATAACGTTTTCGAATTGCAGAAAGCACTGGCTATCCGCGATGTGCTAAAATGTAATAAAATTATCAATTATTTCGCCAGCAACCCTAAAGCCAACCCGACTGTAATGGTTTTGGCCAATTTAGGTGGTTACTTTACCAAACTGCTAAAATACCACTACATCCCCAATAAGGCCGATGCGGCATCAGCTTTGGGTGTGCCTCCATTTTTTATCAAAGATTATGAGGTAGCCGCAAGAAATTATAACACCGGTAAAGTTTTCCAGGTGATTGGTTTACTGCGCGAATACGATTTAAAAAGCAAAGGTTTAGATAGTACCGGGAATGTTGATGATGGAGAACTCTTAAAAGAACTCGTTTTCAAAATTGTACACTAG
- a CDS encoding DUF4091 domain-containing protein has translation MKYLFLLCFLGFYLTTEAQNRPHANTDWSKVKPGLQVSFASSNIRFAKEALPEIAMQKTWSTKAWKGEKINTQVLLWSGEQSKPIKLQVSDLKDAQGNVIKKENMSSGFLKYVITDEFKDGCGYRKAKDFDSSYVADIIDTKTAAVSLSKNNTQPVWLSIKVPANAKPGSYTGQIKVIGAQEQVLQIAVQVVDRTLPPASKWKYDLDLWQHPQAIARVHHVQTWSAEHFSLMKAYYQMLANAGQKTITASIVNEPWGHQTFDDYPSLIKWTKKKDGSWKYDYSLFDQYIAFVMECGITDRINCYSMVPWKIAFTYYDENLGQEAVLKDAIGSEAYNRFWKTMLIDFTAHLKQKGWFSKTYIAMDERPMEAMKAVIKLLKETDKDWKIALAGDYHNEIEGDIDNYCIASKWDFPAEVLQKRRQQGKISTWYTCCTEPYPNAFTFSSPAEQVWMGWYSANKTLDGYVRWAYNSWTKNPLVDSRFITWPAGDTYQIYPGPLSSVRFEKLIEGAQDFEKISILKAQYATDKNTKQLSELNMALGTFDIKLLATTSADEMLQKVKNLLND, from the coding sequence ATGAAATATCTATTCTTACTCTGTTTCTTAGGTTTTTATTTAACCACTGAGGCTCAAAACAGGCCTCATGCCAATACTGATTGGAGCAAAGTTAAGCCTGGATTACAGGTGAGTTTTGCCTCCTCCAATATCCGTTTTGCAAAAGAAGCGCTACCTGAAATAGCGATGCAAAAAACATGGTCAACAAAAGCATGGAAAGGCGAAAAGATAAATACACAAGTGTTATTATGGAGCGGAGAACAATCAAAACCAATCAAACTACAGGTTTCTGACCTGAAAGATGCGCAAGGAAATGTGATAAAAAAAGAAAACATGAGCAGCGGATTTTTAAAATATGTAATTACCGATGAATTTAAAGATGGTTGTGGTTACAGAAAAGCAAAAGATTTCGACTCTTCTTACGTAGCCGACATTATAGATACTAAAACCGCAGCGGTAAGCCTTTCCAAAAACAATACACAACCCGTTTGGCTAAGCATAAAAGTACCGGCAAATGCCAAACCAGGCAGCTATACTGGCCAGATTAAAGTAATTGGCGCTCAGGAACAGGTATTACAAATTGCTGTTCAGGTAGTAGACAGAACACTACCTCCTGCCAGCAAATGGAAGTACGATTTGGATCTTTGGCAACACCCACAGGCCATTGCACGTGTACACCATGTTCAAACCTGGAGTGCCGAGCATTTTTCCTTAATGAAAGCATACTATCAAATGCTGGCCAATGCAGGGCAAAAAACAATAACGGCCAGTATCGTAAACGAACCATGGGGTCATCAAACGTTTGATGATTACCCGAGTTTAATTAAATGGACAAAAAAGAAAGATGGCAGCTGGAAATACGATTATAGCTTATTTGATCAATACATTGCTTTTGTAATGGAATGTGGCATTACAGACCGTATAAACTGTTATAGCATGGTACCCTGGAAAATTGCTTTCACCTATTATGATGAAAATCTTGGGCAGGAAGCTGTGCTTAAAGATGCCATTGGATCTGAAGCTTATAATCGTTTTTGGAAGACCATGTTAATTGATTTCACTGCTCATTTAAAACAGAAAGGATGGTTCAGCAAAACTTATATCGCCATGGACGAGCGCCCGATGGAAGCCATGAAAGCCGTTATAAAATTACTGAAAGAAACCGATAAAGATTGGAAAATAGCCCTTGCCGGCGATTATCATAACGAGATAGAAGGTGATATTGATAACTATTGCATTGCTTCGAAATGGGATTTCCCGGCTGAGGTGCTGCAAAAGCGCCGGCAACAAGGCAAAATCAGTACCTGGTATACCTGCTGCACCGAACCCTATCCAAATGCATTTACCTTCTCTTCACCAGCAGAACAGGTTTGGATGGGCTGGTACTCGGCTAATAAAACCTTGGATGGATATGTAAGGTGGGCTTATAACAGCTGGACAAAAAATCCGCTGGTTGATAGTCGTTTTATCACCTGGCCGGCTGGCGATACCTACCAGATTTACCCAGGCCCCTTAAGTTCGGTTAGGTTTGAAAAGCTTATTGAAGGCGCACAGGATTTTGAAAAAATTTCGATATTGAAGGCTCAATATGCGACAGATAAAAACACAAAACAACTTAGTGAACTTAATATGGCATTAGGAACTTTCGACATTAAATTATTGGCCACTACCTCTGCAGATGAAATGCTGCAAAAAGTAAAAAACCTGCTTAATGACTAA
- a CDS encoding 5-fold beta-flower protein, whose protein sequence is MKKVHFLFSFVLMALAMFAVNVFGQVKTEKVQVEKISINKKGEIHDHGWNKLGYITKDNIIKNNEGKTLYFIDGNGNVIDSKGTNLGKAQKNGNYYNINGENIITVRDTDAEKCEILDPKGHSLGTVHKNYKLHACAAHCYFLEQKKNKSTRKP, encoded by the coding sequence ATGAAAAAAGTTCATTTTTTATTCTCCTTTGTGTTAATGGCATTAGCAATGTTTGCAGTCAATGTCTTCGGTCAGGTAAAAACAGAAAAAGTGCAAGTCGAAAAAATATCCATCAATAAGAAAGGAGAAATCCACGACCACGGCTGGAACAAACTTGGCTACATTACCAAGGACAATATTATAAAAAACAACGAAGGGAAGACCCTTTATTTTATTGATGGTAATGGAAACGTTATTGATTCAAAGGGAACGAACTTGGGTAAAGCACAAAAGAATGGCAACTATTACAATATCAACGGAGAAAATATTATAACAGTGAGGGATACCGATGCCGAAAAATGTGAAATACTGGATCCAAAGGGCCACTCATTGGGCACTGTTCATAAGAACTATAAGCTACATGCCTGCGCTGCCCATTGTTATTTCCTTGAACAGAAAAAAAATAAATCAACACGGAAGCCATAA